Proteins from a single region of Pseudomonas sp. BSw22131:
- a CDS encoding helix-turn-helix domain-containing protein translates to MLDLGFSKPDEIVKRLCERLRTERLALQMTQADVAGRAGIGTNTVSNLEAGRNVGFENVVRVAMVLGRTKDLENLFLPRVDSLEDIRRYEQTVNRSRTGTKRKSYDA, encoded by the coding sequence ATGTTGGATTTAGGTTTCAGTAAGCCCGATGAGATCGTCAAGCGCCTGTGTGAACGTCTGCGCACAGAGCGCCTGGCGTTGCAGATGACCCAGGCCGATGTCGCAGGCCGGGCGGGTATCGGAACCAATACCGTCTCCAATCTTGAAGCAGGGCGCAATGTCGGGTTTGAAAATGTGGTCCGTGTGGCCATGGTCCTGGGGCGCACCAAGGATCTTGAAAACCTGTTCTTGCCCCGAGTGGACAGCCTCGAAGACATTCGCCGGTATGAGCAAACCGTCAATCGCAGTCGTACCGGAACGAAGAGGAAGTCCTACGATGCTTGA